The Candidatus Rubidus massiliensis DNA segment AGGGAAATGAGTCGCTCTCATAGAAACTATTGATGAACAATAGTTTCTATTCCGAGCTCTTATTTTTTTTGTGTAATGTTCCCCATAGTTCCCTTGCGGGTCACTATGGGCTTAAAACAAACGCTCTAACGAGCTAGCAATAAATGACTTATGTTTATTTATAACCTTTATTCATTTTTTTGGTTATTAGAGAGTGGCCTCGTTGAAATCGTTTTAGAAAGTAAAATCTTGTTAATACCTTTTTAGGTTTGATTAAAACATTCAGAAGCTATCTCAGATCGAAAAGCTCGATAGAGCGCCAGTTTAAAGCCTATAGTGACCCGCAAGGGAACTATGGGTAAAATCACGTAAAAAAACAGTAGAGCTCGGAATTTGCCGTGCAAATGAAGAGCGAATCAATCCTTAAAAGGACTTTTTAAGTTTGATTAAAACATTCAGATGCTATCTCAGATCGAAAAGCTCGATAGAGCGTCTCTTTAAAGCCCATAGTGACCCGCAAGGGAACTATGGGTAAAATTACGTAAAAACAATAGAGCTCGGAATTTGCCGTGCAAATGAAGAGCGACTCAATACGATTTGTTTCTCTCATGAAGCTCGGTATAAATTTACTCAAGCATTACTAACTTTAACACATCCCTAAATAGAGAGTTTAAATAAGAACCATTTTTTCTAATTCTTTTCTTATAAAAGTCAACGTTTTGATATCATATGTATCTAATTTATAAATAAGAAAAGATTATGCTAGAAATAGGTTCAGTTAGTTCAAGCTTAGTTTCCAGACAGTGTGGTAATCCATCCTGTGATAAAATTTATAAAACACTTTTAAAGTGTACACGTTGTCGTTTACAAGTGTATTGTGGCATTGACTGTCAAAAAGCTGATTGGCCCAATCATAAAAAAATATGTAAGTTAAAAGCTGAAGATTTAAAAAAGAAATCAGAACCTACAAATTCTTTTGTAGAAAAAACTACGCCCATTCCAGGCTTAAGGCTTATAGAAAATTTCATTTCAAATGACTTACATAATCGTTTTATCGAACAAATGGCTAAAGGCTTACCAGAAAAGAATAACGGTCATTTCGATGGGTATGAATTTGAGGATAATGAAGCTTTTGAAAAAGTATTTAACGAGTTAACAAAAGATATTTTTACCAAATTAAAATCTTTAAATTTTTTCGCTAATGAGAGAAAACCTTTACAATTAGCCTGTACATTAATTGGATATGAAAAAGATGGGTTTATAACAAAACATATTGATTCCCCCTTATTAAGTCGTGGTGATGTGATAGTTATTAGCTTTAAATCACCTGTCGTGGTTAACTTTTATTCAGAAAAGAAAATAGAAAAACAGCAACATAAAATATTTATTCCACCAAAATCAATGTATTGCATATCTGGAGAGGCAAGATATGAATGGAGTCACGCAATTCTTAGCAATGAAGACTCCTATAATTCAAAGAAATTTGAGAGGGATAAGAGATATGTAGCCTTATTTACGCCGCCAGGCCCTCTTTATGCTGGAGAATTAATCGATTATTAATCTTATATTTTATCACTTATTTTAAGTATAAAAAATGGATAACTAGTTTTTGATATAATTTAAGAGGCTTTTAAATTTTTTCTAAGAAATATTTTGGAATGACCAAGCCAATATTTTTTTATCTCTCCAATTTTTTTGTATCCATTTTTCAAATAAAACTCTTCAGCTTGAAAATCCCAAGTGTCTACTAAAGAAAAAATGCATCCATTTTTAATAGCTTCTTCTTCTGCTGCCTTTAACAATTTTGTGCCGTAGCCTTGGCTTTGGAGATCTTTTTCTACCCACAAAACATCGATGTAGATCGATTCTGTTCCTAAAAATGCTTGTATTCCGCCAAAAACTTTTGCCTGATTATTTTTCAAAAAAACAGAAAACGCTTTATCTCGTTCCCCTAATATACTTTCATTGAAGGCAACTATCCCTTCGCTTACAACCTGATTATCTTTTTCAGTAGGTGTGTAATCCACAACTATTTCGTACATATTTGCCATGTTTGCTCTATGCAATCTATATAATTTTATTTAAAAGCTAATACCTCTATGAGAACATCTATATGGTTTGAGAGCTTAGTTCTTTGAAAATCAACACATAATTGTTCTTCATAAGATTTAACGTACTTTATCTTAAATCCCACATTCCTTAAATATTCCAACTATTTAATTAATAACTTTAACTTAAAAAGAAAACAAAAAATTCCCTATTAAATTAGATAACATTATAATTACAATTCTTAATAAGATAGTTATAATTAATGTATAGTATTAATACATCATCTACAAATAGTAAACAATATTCAGAAAGATATTTTATTACATATGATAATGTCTTGGAAGTAGATCGTCAACTTCTAGAAAAGAATCTAAAATATTTATTTGATAAAAAAATTTCATATTTAGGGATTTCTCCTCTTAGCGGAGGACAATCCACGGATCGCCTTTATTTAGGGAAATTGGAAAATAGAAAAATTGTGATTCGGTTTACTGCTGATGCTAATGCAAAAAACTACCTTAAGCTACTATCTTATTCCCAAATGGCGGCTCAAAATCAAGTCGGACCGGCCGTTTTATATTTCAACGCAGAAGACAAATTATTTGTCACAGATTTCGTAGAAGGAACACCCTTATCACCAACACTATGTGACAACGAAATGGTGGTTTTTCAATTAGGCCGCGCCTTAAGAAAAATTCATCATAGCCAAATCAGTCTTGAAGAAAAATTCGATATATTGGAATTGGTGATAAAACAACTTAGAAACTTTATCGAAAAACATAAAGATTTTGACTCTTGGATGAAAAATTTTTTAGAATACTTTCAAGAGATATATACTATTTTGAACAAAAATCGTTTGCTTTACAGGCCTTGTCATAATGATATACATACAATGAATGTATTTTTAGATTTAAACCACGATATTAAATTTATCGATTGGGGAGACGCGGGTTTAGGTGACCCTTATTACGATTTAGCTCGAGCATCTATAGAATTCCAATTCTCGAAAGAACAAACCGAGAAATTTCTTTCGACGTACTTTTTAGAGAATATAACTTCATATGATCGGGCTCATTTTTTCTTATTGCGACAGGTGGCTTTGCTAAAAATAGGCTTGCATTTTCTTAATAGCTCTGAGCTTACAGATAGAACTAAAAATCTAGTCGTTTCCTTTTTTAATAAAAATGAAATAGAATTGAGTAGTGAACAAATTAATAATGCCCAAGATGTCGCAAAATATATTTTTACTACTCTTGAGAAAGAGATTTCATCTTCAGATTCTATACAAGCTTTATTAACGTTAAGAAATTACTCATTAGATCTTTAAGCAATCATAAGGATATATTAGTTAATCAAATCGTTTTTATTAAAATTTGAATCATTTACAAGTTGTCTTAAGAAAATGGATTAAAAATAATGAATAAAACATTCCTTGAGTCATTAGAACGAAATATAAAAAATAAATTTGCCTATTTGCCTTGTCATCATAAGCCTATAAGTTCACGCAATAATATTGTCTCAATTGATTCTGGTTTAAATTCTAGCATGTTCAATATTATCTATTGCGATGGTGAAATAACGTCTATTTCTATAACAAAGACTATTGAGTATTTTAGATCAAAAAAACTCCCCTTTGCTTTTTGGATTGGCTTTGAAAACGAACCTGCATGGCTTGAAGATGAATTACAATCTTTAGGCCTTGCAACCGATGAAAAAGAAAGCTTGATGATTTGCAGTTTACTTCATTTGCAACCAAGAGAACCACACTCATTAGTTACGATTAAACAGATTCTTGATAAGGCCGGAATTGACGATTTCATTTTTGTCTTAAAGGCTATTTTACCAGATGAAGAGCATGCTGCCATTAAAACCTTCTATGAACAATTTTCAGATGCGATTTTATCCTCAAATAGCGATTTAAAATATTTTATTGCCTACATTAATGACAAGCCAGTGGCAACTTCCTCTTTGTTTTATGACAATAAAGTTTCTTCTATTTTTGATGTCATAGTTTTACCCGAATTGCGAGGCAAAGGCTTAGGAAAGCTGATAACTCAACAAGCCATGCTTTACGCTAAAGAAAAAGGATTTGAATATACTATTTTGACAGCAACAAACGACGCTAAATACATGTATCAAAAAATTGGCTTTAAGCAGCTAAAAACGTTAAAAGTTTATCAGTAACAATAAATTAAATAGATTTGTTGTATATTTGTGTATCAATGTAAGCTCGCATAGTTATCAAAGCTATCATTTACAAGACTTAAGATCCATTTTATAGCGTTCCGTTTGTGAATACTCGATCACTTCCCCCAACATAGAAATTGCATAATGCAAAAAATCCTTTGCTTGTAATGAACTAGAATTAATCCCAAAACCTTTGTAACTATTGGATGTTTTTGTTATTTCGCATGGATCAGCTTTTATATTTGGCATGGCAATAGTCAAAAATTCTAGCCCATAAAAAATTTTAACTAACTGCTTCATCAAATTTAATTTAGCTATTTCACTTAAGATTGGTTGACGTTCTAAATATAATTGCAGGAGTAGTTCTTCTTCTTTGATATTTGTACAATGAAAAATAGAGATATTGGCTAGATCTACATAAGGGTCATCCATCCCCGCCCATGTGTAGTCAATCGCTAAAAAACGCCCTTTAGAATAAATTAGATTGCCATGATGTAAATCGCGATGGCAAGTTACAAGTCTTGCCTCTTTTTTTAAAATTGAAAAAATTCTATCCTTTACTTCTTTTATAAGTGCAAAATTAACGATTTTTGTTTCTTTAACTTCATCTATAATCGAATTACTATAACTATTTCTATCAACACCTCTTGGTACTTCAGGTCCTGAATGAATTTTTTTTAAAAGGGTTGATAAAGCCTCCAATCGCATTTGATTGTTAGTCAACGGTTCAAAAGAATGGTATTTCATAACCGAAACACCTTCCTCTTCGCTGCTAAGATATACTTTCGGGCCATAACCTGCATTTGAGGCAATTATTTGACAAGCTAAATCTTGGCAAAAGTATTCTATCCATTGTTTATTCCAAAAACGAACGACATAAACATCCTCTTTAGCATTAACTTTAATAACCTTTGAACCTGATAACCCACCTTGCAGCCACTCTGTTGTAATTGGCCCTTGTATGTTTAAGGGAGCCATTAGTTCTATTGCACGTAGTTCATAACTCGTTAATAATGACATGGAATATACCGGATATGTTTCGAAAAGTTTTATTTAAAAGAATGGAGAAGTCTTTCAACTTCGTTTGCTTTTTCTATAATAGTTTTTTTATAGCCTATTTCATGTAAGGTAAATCCAAAATTTAAATAAGCTTCTCTTAATTTTTTGCCCATAGAAATAGATTGTTCATATGTCTCATACCTCACCATGTTGCTTGTGATATTGTAATGATCTACAGGAATAACCTCGCAAAAAATAACGTTAGGATTATAAAGTTTAAGAGTTTGATTTGCCTTTTCGTAAAAAAAAGATAAATCCTTAGAAGCTGAAGTTTCTTGTTGTAAAAGGGCACTTGCATAGACGAGAGTATCCACTTCAGATCGATCAAAAATAATTAAATTTTTTTTGGGCGGATTTTTAGAAGTTTTACTTACAGCTTTTTGGCATGTAGACAATTGCGCTTTAAGGATTTTATATTGAAGATCTTCTATTTGTGTTATTTTATGATGGGGTGCAAATTGTGGATATAAGCGATCTAATCTTTCATATTCTTCAAGAATAATAGCTGTAGCTACTTCAGGCACAATAAAATAGTTTCTCTTTTGCAATTCTTTTAATACACTTGTTTTCCCCGCACATGGCCCTCCACTAATTATAATTAATTTTGGTTGACCAAGTCTGTCATCGGCTCTAGCCAAATCATTTGAAATATCTTTTTTAATACTATTGCTCCTCTTTTCTGATAAGCTTTCACTTTCTTACCAAATAATCAAAAAAAACTATAGGCAAATATTAATCCCATTAGTAATTAAATTTTGGGATAAAAAATAATTTATGAATGCATATTGTTAAAAGAAAAATGATCTCATACAAGTCCGTTTGGAAAAAGCAGCTTTAGTAGATTGGTTGAAAGTCACTTAGCTAATCATTTAAATTGCCACATCTTCTAATGAGCGAAACATGACATATCCATCTTGATAACTACCATCTTTATTTTGTACGGCATTTGGCAAAGCGCCTGCAACAATAAACCCAAGTCTTTCATAAAGCTTAATAGCTAAAACATTTTGACTTAAAACCATATTAAACTGCATCGCTTGAAATCCATTTTTTTTTGCTAAATGAAGCGAAGCTTTTACTAAAAGAGAGCCTATTCCTTGACCTCTATATTCTTGATGAATCATGTAGGCGGCATTGGCAATATGAGAGGATCTTCCTGTATAGTTTTGCCTGATGTAAAAGCCACCAATAATTACTCCATCTTGTCTTTGACAAATATAAACGTCTCTTTCAGAGCTTGGAAAAAAATGTTTTTTAAACTCATCGATATCATTACTACTATATGGAAATTGTATGTCTGAATCGACAACTTCTTTGTAAATGGGATATAATTGCTCTTCATCCTTTTTTTCAAAAAGCCTTAAATTATACCCTTTTTGATGTAAAGCGTATTCAATCTCCAAAAGGGTTTCAAGGGGGTCTTGTTTAGTTTCTTCCCTATTTGACAAACGAGCCTTTTTTAAAGCTTTTGCATATAACCTAATTCCATTGTATACGGTTTCAACTTGCCCTTGCGATAAAGTTGACAAAGCATTCTTAGTTTGATCAAAAGCGATAGGTTCAAATCTTTCTAAAGTTTGTTTGCCAAACTCTGTTAATTGAAGAAATCGTTTTCTTTTATCTTTTTTGTCAGTATTGCAATGTATATACCCTTTTTTTAAAGCTCTCGAAATCAAACGACTGATGGTGGACTTATCTAACAATAGACGCTCTGTAATCTCACCCATTGTTGGAGATTCACAGGTAGATAATTCGATCAAAAGATGCCTCTCAGCTAAAGTTACCCCAATATCAAAGTAGGCATCATTTAATAGCCCGAGTTCACGTATCATTGTTCTAGCATTTTGTCGCAATTCATTAATCATATTTTCTTGAAGAGATTTCATACTTTTCCAATTAGTTGTATTGTGCAACTAATTTAATGTAACTATATAAAATTGAGCAACAAAAACTAGGATATTCCCTATTTTTTAAGATAGTTGAATCCACTATTTGCTAAAAACGCTGCGCTTAAATGCCAAACTATATGAGGCCATGTTTTCCCCTTCACTCTTGCCAAATAAGTGTCTGATAAATTAATAACTCCAGCAATTACTAGAGGCATTAAAACGAACGGATGAGAGAATTTCGTTTTGCTATCTTTAATAAATCTTGCTAAAACAACCGCCACGCCAATTTTATCAACGGTCGCTAACCATTGTTTCGGGACTGCATGACTTAAAGTAGAAGCTAATCCTGCAAAAAGTATTTCAGGAGATCGCTGTTTTAATCCTACGTAGAAAAAACCTATATTCGATAAAGTACACCAAAATTCTGCAATGTAAGAAGTAACTTTATACCAATCTTCCCTTTGACTTTTGCTATTTTTTAGCTTAATAAAGAATTTTTTTTGATCTTCTTGAGCGTTATTTGACCATTTGCCATTTGTTCGATCAAAATGATTGGGTGAATAAAAAAAATCCCAACAACCTTCAGCTATAGTAAGAATGGTTTTTTTAGCTATTAATTTTATTTGATGAATTAAAGCTAATTCACCGCTATTTTTGGTTTCCAAAAAATAAATTTCTGTTGGCCAACTTTGAATTTTATGCATAGGAAAATACTCTTAGATTAATGGAAAAAAAATAAGCCTAGGATTACCTAGGCTTATTATAAAAAAACTTGAGCTTAAAAGCTTAAGGTAATACGGG contains these protein-coding regions:
- a CDS encoding MYND finger: MLEIGSVSSSLVSRQCGNPSCDKIYKTLLKCTRCRLQVYCGIDCQKADWPNHKKICKLKAEDLKKKSEPTNSFVEKTTPIPGLRLIENFISNDLHNRFIEQMAKGLPEKNNGHFDGYEFEDNEAFEKVFNELTKDIFTKLKSLNFFANERKPLQLACTLIGYEKDGFITKHIDSPLLSRGDVIVISFKSPVVVNFYSEKKIEKQQHKIFIPPKSMYCISGEARYEWSHAILSNEDSYNSKKFERDKRYVALFTPPGPLYAGELIDY
- a CDS encoding ribosomal-protein-alanine acetyltransferase produces the protein MANMYEIVVDYTPTEKDNQVVSEGIVAFNESILGERDKAFSVFLKNNQAKVFGGIQAFLGTESIYIDVLWVEKDLQSQGYGTKLLKAAEEEAIKNGCIFSLVDTWDFQAEEFYLKNGYKKIGEIKKYWLGHSKIFLRKNLKAS
- a CDS encoding thiamine kinase: MYSINTSSTNSKQYSERYFITYDNVLEVDRQLLEKNLKYLFDKKISYLGISPLSGGQSTDRLYLGKLENRKIVIRFTADANAKNYLKLLSYSQMAAQNQVGPAVLYFNAEDKLFVTDFVEGTPLSPTLCDNEMVVFQLGRALRKIHHSQISLEEKFDILELVIKQLRNFIEKHKDFDSWMKNFLEYFQEIYTILNKNRLLYRPCHNDIHTMNVFLDLNHDIKFIDWGDAGLGDPYYDLARASIEFQFSKEQTEKFLSTYFLENITSYDRAHFFLLRQVALLKIGLHFLNSSELTDRTKNLVVSFFNKNEIELSSEQINNAQDVAKYIFTTLEKEISSSDSIQALLTLRNYSLDL
- a CDS encoding ribosomal-protein-alanine acetyltransferase, with the translated sequence MNKTFLESLERNIKNKFAYLPCHHKPISSRNNIVSIDSGLNSSMFNIIYCDGEITSISITKTIEYFRSKKLPFAFWIGFENEPAWLEDELQSLGLATDEKESLMICSLLHLQPREPHSLVTIKQILDKAGIDDFIFVLKAILPDEEHAAIKTFYEQFSDAILSSNSDLKYFIAYINDKPVATSSLFYDNKVSSIFDVIVLPELRGKGLGKLITQQAMLYAKEKGFEYTILTATNDAKYMYQKIGFKQLKTLKVYQ
- a CDS encoding thiamine kinase — protein: MSLLTSYELRAIELMAPLNIQGPITTEWLQGGLSGSKVIKVNAKEDVYVVRFWNKQWIEYFCQDLACQIIASNAGYGPKVYLSSEEEGVSVMKYHSFEPLTNNQMRLEALSTLLKKIHSGPEVPRGVDRNSYSNSIIDEVKETKIVNFALIKEVKDRIFSILKKEARLVTCHRDLHHGNLIYSKGRFLAIDYTWAGMDDPYVDLANISIFHCTNIKEEELLLQLYLERQPILSEIAKLNLMKQLVKIFYGLEFLTIAMPNIKADPCEITKTSNSYKGFGINSSSLQAKDFLHYAISMLGEVIEYSQTERYKMDLKSCK
- the ywnH gene encoding Putative phosphinothricin acetyltransferase YwnH — encoded protein: MKSLQENMINELRQNARTMIRELGLLNDAYFDIGVTLAERHLLIELSTCESPTMGEITERLLLDKSTISRLISRALKKGYIHCNTDKKDKRKRFLQLTEFGKQTLERFEPIAFDQTKNALSTLSQGQVETVYNGIRLYAKALKKARLSNREETKQDPLETLLEIEYALHQKGYNLRLFEKKDEEQLYPIYKEVVDSDIQFPYSSNDIDEFKKHFFPSSERDVYICQRQDGVIIGGFYIRQNYTGRSSHIANAAYMIHQEYRGQGIGSLLVKASLHLAKKNGFQAMQFNMVLSQNVLAIKLYERLGFIVAGALPNAVQNKDGSYQDGYVMFRSLEDVAI